A stretch of Corvus hawaiiensis isolate bCorHaw1 chromosome 8, bCorHaw1.pri.cur, whole genome shotgun sequence DNA encodes these proteins:
- the MKI67 gene encoding proliferation marker protein Ki-67 isoform X1: MPRYGEIVVIKRNGTDGIVFPLTSTSCLFGRKTECDIRMRLPWVSNEHCKIEINENKEAVLTNLSTVNPTQLNGACVEQPVLLKHGDVLTIIDRSFRFEYPLQSTLKKRRSRSPKDETLQVLHVQQVAGVELLHKQTSGAKSLDASDNAECEEKNANENKRTPEENLPEAFPVKLRTPKSSRRIHHVLKKQNEVSPFSKLYENLKNELKVEKPLHRASASQQAAKGDPGSVLPEPNAPISSLSHLSDLGGLTKGKETGRREDIEECTIVRREEGNSSGFNKELSAVGRTPRKSFTRSPRTPISKVVPGDTSQSPLQDPKELGTPGRCKHSAVTPKPSKENHRNSLVSLQQCSIERLDCPAKGTICSPTPPTPSAAEGGKCVLSTPTPRRKSPRSLFVSPPKEASGMNPGNSETPRTPRRGSLKLKSLPEIPAGAPGEDSVCRIDSTQLPLPEDKCLKQRRNSKQQTPGKPVQEVLKEIWDQANLDNSASLSHSKSPRRNSRQSKNFLDKSVHSEAPASEGIMASPAAQTPGSGRKRGRPRTSGVLTETALETHAGQEHHDSSRKASGAPAELGVEGYHQNQDLEDASAATPRRPSAKRRSRSAAELKVTEPGSETKTPGLLNGEDSGKTKRIPQKRRSGEMLPQTSGKRKRVSFGGHLSPELFDKSLPPNSPLKRGALPARQSLPYGNSPRAVLKKAQRLKHVVDQEEKRSPKNSPAQQSPGASFPPSGKATPKVPSGSPAPFRKGRFSISQPPTPFPIAEEKDAGAEDVDPKERSGVQGKTPKSCPAAQDAKAFATVTPTKSTRSAQLGLKGTAMKSRGGAVAVITAKRRSGASSANLLVAKSWAEVVKLGVARPQSKIAKKSVRKGRPLKRINHPPKTPEKKIKDHFSTGHAESPATIVVGRAYSTTIRSAGHIPKVVKNPMLKLNMDMDESFTGVPEMFQTPKNQDGRTLSLAAAQNAEFTPLCAAGDISDLHTPEESGEMMVSPLNNSDASEQKQESSGIFHFLREESSPSVFDEIATKTPEKRKAMHEDDVDSLAVIPEKPPSLVKSGSKRRTPKQELEPVEVMSGKRKILRTPVQRSEPGEVLSGIKRLMKTPKQKTKPVEALSGIKRLMKTPKQKTKPVEALSGIKRLMKTPKQKTKPVEALSGIKRLMKTPKQKTKPVEALSGIRQLLKTPDQKLEPVEALSGIRQLLKTPDQKLEPVEALSGIRQLLKTPDQKLEPVEALSGIRHLMRTPQQELEPASDEIALQRLLETPAESREAIKGVPGVTSTKRARKLKSQPVEDMVGISRIFQTPKEKTEPIENMFGISRLMKSPKEKYQPVEDFVGLQRLMAEPRQKSADSEVDYAGVTEMFGTPEEMKVRPVNAMDSQEEITLPGSNSGHKHEKKGKVSQGEGFQQKDSTGEEQPAQRPRRGRPRKALPPATEKLCENGVNLKELWSPDTQEEMRVITPENKGRGRKTKHCIQEVVPKHPDWEGLDIVASVEPPGAAQRPGRGKRKEVKESKHLNKNLESCVEDSSVLQKAAADTKQDLQDCGICDVSETEGDPGTKTDPGNIQNEICQLQTGSNEPDSKANDSGIEDSEEVLLSPRRKRRGAENTEPVIPPKRGRQPPKKGRQPRNDQGKAASPAELHGATRKLRKDPSPKVTQRQEQTCDKAPEAVTAQKSENGTKLELKATERRVKSFRSTRNRKHSAEMKADARGVTLENTPQKTEETSAETDAETQSHVKNEMKGSQGCETENAQENTTEAAQRLKAESPSAETNKMPVNAQNLETNRARNRRGKKDSLEQKADELTENVNSLKPIPPKFNSEAEVDESSLQNSLGSVCVNAGQARKDQPSPGATAVPAAGSASPAQRRTRNERGIIKAKQTEIVQENPAQRNAVMCRRGRGKKVNFQLEESSSKVVEGKSLPEEDEGMTDKGNQHENSENPPSQVRRGRRKQLDSMPQIASPAFVEKQTLSADHSKDEAVQEQESALEAAPSSTEDNPPQWGRRREVAAASQTRSPSVRTRRGVLQGDGKKMAEREDENPALGNKTVQAKVNTSARDRRKKMDPAAEAKSSAPLQRKRGLLETKDEGTHEEQSVPLEAVSCAKEKPPGRGRRKETALASRTASSISLRGKRGLPAGDEEAPKEEQNVPLETCDPPGKENQLRRGRRKEIAPSVQGKQGLSKQSGRKNNSREAKRSLDNSLSQENRDLSEGGSRQATTSLALSPTSCQGLPEDGKDGIPEEQSKLVEVAPPAKENPSRVGRKKTTSSTCEETTSTSLRGKPNLPRGRGQKRILKESEDASPQNNPCQGRTRQLRNNRRKVEFTLEAATSTSLRKSSDLPENGSTLETQDLSGTSTGSEENQSEKGQEGEPAPQAAPPSRRRKCQLPAEDVAPKRLKSGSDENGSLQKGRRNKTKELGEEDARAAQSTGGMDRKTRSSRRTQK, translated from the exons ATGCCACGCTATGGGGAAATCGTTGTCATTAAAAGGAATGGGACTGATGGAATTGTTTTTCCACTCACCTCAACTTCTTGTTTATTTGGAAG GAAAACAGAATGTGACATCCGCATGCGGCTGCCGTGGGTGTCCAATGAGCACTGCAAAATTGAGATAAATGAGAACAAGGAG GCAGTCCTGACTAATTTAAGCACAGTAAACCCCACGCAGCTGAATGGGGCTTGCGTTGAGCAGCCTGTTCTCCTGAAGCACGGAGATGTGTTAACCATTATTGATCGTTCTTTCAG gtTTGAATATCCTCTGCAATCAACTCTGAAAAAGAGGCGTTCCAGGTCTCCAAAAGATGAAACTCTGCAG GTTCTTCATGTTCAGCAGGTGGCAGGAGTGGAATTATTACACAAACAAACTTCAGGAGCTAAAAGTCTTGATGCTTCAG ATAATGCTGAgtgtgaagagaaaaatgccAATGAAAATAAACGAACTCCAGAGGAAAATCTTCCTGAAGCTTTCCCTGTCAAACTCCGAACACCCAAATCTTCACGGAGAATACATCATGttcttaaaaagcaaaatgaagtgTCCCCCTTTAGTAAACTCTATGAAAACCTGAAGAATGAGCTGAAAGTGGAAAAACCTCTGCACAGGGCAAGTGCCTCTCAACAAGCTGCAAAAGGAGACCCTGGGAGTGTTCTGCCAGAACCAAATGCTCCCATTTCATCCCTGAGTCATCTTTCTGATCTGGGCGGCCTGactaaaggaaaggaaacaggcAGAAGGGAAGATATTGAAGAATGTACAATTGtaagaagagaagaaggaaacagCTCAGGATTTAATAAGGAGCTGTCAGCTGTAGGAAGAACTCCCAGAAAGAGTTTTACCAGGAGTCCTCGAACTCCCATTTCAAAGGTGGTGCCAGGAGATACCAGTCAGAGTCCTTTGCAGGATCCTAAGGAATTAGGGACACCAGGCAGATGCAAACATTCTGCTGTTACACCCAAACCCAGCAAGGAGAACCACAGGAATTCCCTGGTttcactgcagcagtgctccatAGAAAGGTTGGATTGTCCAGCTAAAGGGACAATATGCAGCCCCACACCGCCCACCCCCAGCGCTGCTGAAGGAGGTAAATGTGTGCTGTCCACACCAACACCCAGGAGGAAGAGTCCTCGGTCTCTGTTTGTGTCACCTCCCAAAGAAGCCAGTGGAATGAATCCTGGAAATTCTGAGACTCCAAGAACCCCACGGCGTGGGTCCTTGAAATTGAAGTCTCTTCCAGAAATcccagctggagctccaggggAAGATTCAGTGTGCAGAATTGATAGCACACAACTGCCTTTGCCAGAAGACAAATGCTTAAAGCAAAGACGAAACAGCAAACAACAAACACCAGGAAAACCTGTCCAAGAAGTGCTGAAAGAGATCTGGGATCAGGCAAACCTGGATAactctgcctctctctctcaTTCCAAGAGTCCCAGAAGAAACAGCAGGCAAAGTAAAAATTTCTTGGACAAAAGTGTCCATTCAGAGGCACCAGCTTCAGAAGGGATAATGgcatctcctgctgctcagaCACCTGGCtctggaaggaaaaggggaaggccAAGGACCTCTGGAGTGCTGACTGAAACAGCACTGGAGACACACGCTGGTCAGGAACATCACGATTCAAGCAGAAAAGCCAGTggagctccagcagagctgggcgtGGAGGGGTATCACCAAAACCAGGATTTGGAAGATGCCAGTGCTGCAACACCTCGGAGACCATCAGCCAAGAGAAGGTCTAGAAGTGCTGCTGAGCTCAAAGTCACTGAGCCTGGCTCAGAAACTAAAACTCCTGGCCTCTTGAATGGAGAAGATTCAG GCAAGACAAAAAGAATCCCTCAGAAGAGGAGGAGTGGTGAGATGCTCCCTCAAACTtcgggaaaaagaaaaagagtgtCTTTTGGTGGTCATCTGAGTCCAGAACTCTTTGATAAAAGTTTGCCTCCCAACTCTCCCTTGAAAAGAGGAGCTCTCCCTGCCAGGCAGAGTTTACCCTACGGAAACTCTCCTCGGGCTGTGCTCAAAAAGGCTCAGCGGTTGAAGCACGTGGTAGATCAG gaagaaaaaaggtcacccaaaaattccccagcccagcagtcTCCAGGTGCCTCATTCCCTCCCTCAGGGAAGGCAACACCCAAAGTTCCTTCAggctctccagcccctttcAGGAAAGGGCGtttctccatctcccagccccccACACCATTCCCAATTGCAGAGGAGAAGGATGCTGGTGCTGAAGATGTGGATCCAAAGGAGAGAAGTGGTGTCCAAGGGAAAACACCGAAATCTTGTCCTGCTGCCCAGGATGCCAAAGCCTTTGCGACAGTGACACCCACCAAGTCAACCAGAAGTGCCCAGCTGGGTTTGAAGGGCACTGCCATGAAGAGCAGAGGTGGAGCTGTGGCTGTTATCACTGCGAAGAGGAGAAGTGGTGCCTCCAGTGCCAATTTATTAG TTGCAAAATCTTGGGCCGAAGTGGTAAAATTGGGAGTTGCAAGACCACAGTCAAAGATTGCTAAAAAAAGTGTCCGTAAAGGAAGACCCCTGAAGAGGATAAACCACCCACCAAAG ActccagagaagaaaataaaagatcacTTCAGCACGGGTCATGCAGAGTCACCTGCTACTATAGTTGTAGGTAGAGCTTATTCCACCACAATCAGATCTGCTGGACACATCCCTAAAGTGGTAAAAAATCCCATGCTGAAGCTCAACATGGATATGGATGAAAGCTTCACAG GAGTGCCTGAAATGTTTCAAACTCCGAAAAATCAGGATGGAAGAACATTATCTTTGGCTGCTGCTCAGAATGCTGAGTTCACACCACTGTGTGCTGCAGGGGACATTTCTGACTTGCACACTCCTGAGGAATCTG GAGAGATGATGGTGTCACCATTAAATAATTCAGATGCTTCAGAACAGAAGCAAGAGAGTTCAGGCATATTCCACTTTCTGAGAGAGGAGTCATCTCCATCCGTGTTTGATGAAATAGCCACAAAAActcctgaaaaaagaaaagctatgCATGAAGATGATGTGGATAGTTTGGCAGTAATTCCAGAAAAACCACCATCTCTGGTGAAATCAGGAAGTAAAAGGAGGACTCCAAAGCAGGAGTTGGAGCCAGTTGAGGTCATGTCAGGCAAAAGGAAGATTTTAAGGACCCCCGTGCAAAGGTCAGAACCGGGAGAGGTTTTGTCAGGTATCAAGAGGCTCATGAAGACCCCAAAGCAGAAGACGAAGCCTGTAGAGGCTTTGTCAGGTATCAAGAGGCTCATGAAGACCCCAAAGCAGAAGACAAAGCCTGTAGAGGCTTTGTCAGGTATCAAGAGGCTCATGAAGACCCCAAAGCAGAAGACAAAGCCTGTAGAGGCTTTGTCGGGTATCAAGAGGCTCATGAAGACCCCAAAGCAGAAGACAAAGCCTGTAGAGGCTTTGTCAGGCATCAGACAGCTCTTGAAGACCCCAGATCAGAAATTGGAGCCTGTAGAGGCTTTGTCAGGCATCAGACAGCTCTTGAAGACCCCAGATCAGAAATTGGAGCCTGTAGAGGCTTTGTCAGGCATCAGACAGCTCTTGAAGACCCCAGATCAGAAATTGGAGCCTGTAGAGGCTTTGTCAGGCATCAGGCATCTCATGAGGACCCCACAGCAAGAGTTGGAACCAGCCTCAGATGAAATTGCCTTGCAGAGGTTGCTGGAGACtccagcagagagcagggaagcCATAAAAGGTGTGCCAGGTGTGACTTCAACCAAGAGGGCCCGAAAGCTGAAATCCCAGCCCGTGGAGGACATGGTTGGGATCAGCCGCATTTTCCAGACGCCAAAGGAGAAAACTGAGCCCATAGAAAACATGTTTGGAATTAGCAGATTAATGAAGTCTCCTAAAGAGAAATATCAACCAGTTGAGGATTTTGTGGGGCTGCAAAGGCTCATGGCAGAACCCAGGCAGAAATCTGCTGATTCTGAAGTGGACTATGCTGGAGTGACAGAAATGTTTGGTACCCCAGAGGAAATGAAG GTCAGACCAGTAAATGCTATGGATTCTCAGGAAGAAATTACACTTCCTGGTTCTAATTCCGGTCATAAACATG aaaagaaaggaaaagtttcCCAAGGTGAAGGTTTTCAACAGAAGGACTCAACTGGTGAAGAGCAGCCTGCCCAGAGACCAAGAAGGGGCAGACCAAGGAaggctctgcctcctgctacagaaaagctgtgtgaaaatggtgtGAATTTAAAGGAATTATGGAGTCCTGATACGCAGGAGGAGATGAGAGTGATCACACCTGAAAataagggaagaggaaggaagacaAAACATTGCATACAAGAAGTTGTTCCAAAGCACCCTGATTGGGAAGGGCTTGACATTGTTGCATCTGTAGAAccacctggagctgctcagagaCCGGGTAGAGGTAAAAGGAAAGAGGTGAAGGAGTCAAAACATCTGAACAAAAATCTTGAGTCTTGTGTTGAAGATTCTTCAGTGCtacaaaaagcagctgcagataCCAAACAGGATCTGCAGGACTGTGGCATCTGTGATGTGTCAGAAACTGAAGGTGATCCAGGCACAAAGACAGAccctggaaacattcagaaTGAAATTTGTCAGCTGCAAACAGGTTCCAATGAACCTGATAGCAAAGCTAATGACAGTGGGATAGAGGACAGTGAAGAAGTGCTCCTGTCACCGAGGAGGAAGCGCAGAGGAGCGGAGAACACAGAACCAGTGATTCCACCCAAAAGAGGGAGGCAACCACCTAAAAAAGGGAGGCAACCAAGGAATGACCAAGGTAaagcagcttctccagcagaactTCATGGAGCAACCAGAAAGCTTCGTAAAGACCCATCCCCAAAAGTTACACAAAGACAGGAACAGACTTGTGACAAAGCTCCTGAGGCTGTCACAGcacaaaaatctgaaaatggCACTAAACTTGAACTAAAGGCAACAGAGAGAAGAGTTAAATCTTTTAGAAGTACTAGAAACAGAAAGCACTCagctgaaatgaaagcagaTGCTCGTGGGGTCACGCTTGAAAATACACCTCAGAAAACTGAGGAAACATCAGCTGAAACTGATGCTGAAACACAATCCCACGTGAAAAATGAGATGAAAGGCTCTCAGGGatgtgaaacagaaaatgctCAGGAAAATACAACAGAGGCAGCTCAAAGATTAAAGGCAGAGTCACCTTCTGCAGAGACAAACAAAATGCCAGTCAATGCTCAGAACTTGGAAACAAACAGGGCTAGAAACAGAAGAGGCAAAAAAGACTCTTTGGAGCAAAAAGCTGATGAACTTACTGAAAATGTGAACAGCCTAAAACCAATTCCTCCCAAATTTAACTCAGAAGCAGAAGTGGATGAATCTTCTCTCCAGAATTCCTTGGGCTCTGTTTGTGTCAATGCAGGCCAAGCCAGGAAggaccagcccagcccaggtgccacagcagtccctgctgcaggcagtgccAGTCCTGCTCAAAGGAGGACGAGAAATGAACGGGGAATaattaaagcaaagcaaactgaAATCGTGCAGGAGAATCCAGCACAAAGAAATGCAGTGATGTGTCGAAGAGGAAGAGgtaaaaaagttaattttcagCTTGAAGAAAGCAGTTCCAAAGTGGTTGAAGGAAAAAGTTTACCTGAGGAAGATGAAGGGATGACTGACAAAGGTAATCAACATGAGAATTCTGAAAATCCTCCTTCACAGGtaaggaggggcaggagaaagCAACTTGATTCCATGCCACAGATAGCTAGTCCTGCCTTtgtggaaaaacaaacattaagTGCAGACCATAGCAAAGATGAGGCTGTACAAGAGCAGGAATCGGCTTTGGAAGCTGCTCCCTCTTCAACAGAAGACAATCCACCGCAATGGGGGAGGAGACGCGAGGTGGCTGCAGCGTCACAGACCAGATCTCCTTCTGTCAGAACGAGGCGTGGGGTGCTGCAAGGGGATGGTAAAAAGATGGCAGAGAGAGAAGATGaaaatccagctctggggaATAAAACTGTGCAGGCAAAAGTGAATACATCAGCAAgggacaggaggaaaaagatggatccagcagcagaggcaaaAAGTTCAGCTCCTCTCCAGAGAAAACGTGGCTTGTTGGAGACTAAAGATGAGGGTACTCATGAAGAACAAAGTGTGCCTTTGGAAGCAGTGTCCTGTGCAAAGGAGAAGCCACCAGGAAggggcagaaggaaagaaactgcTCTGGCATCACGCACAGCCAGTTCCATCTCTCTTCGAGGGAAACGTGGTTTGCCGGCAGGTGATGAAGAAGCTCCCAAAGAAGAGCAAAATGTTCCCTTAGAAACTTGTGATccacctggaaaagaaaatcaactgagaagaggcagaaggaaagaaattgcCCCCTCTGTTCAGGGAAAACAGGGCCTGTCAAAACAAAGTGGTAGGAAAAATAACAGTAGGGAAGCAAAACGGAGTTTGGACAATTCTCTTTCCCAAGAAAACAGGGATCTTTCAGAAGGGGGCTCAAGGCAAGCAACCACTTCACTGGCTCTTAGCCCCACCTCATGTCAAGGTTTGCCAGAAGATGGTAAGGATGGAATTCCTGAAGAACAAAGTAAACTTGTGGAAGTAGCTCCACCTGCAAAAGAAAATCCATCCAGAGtgggcaggaagaaaacaacTTCTTCTACTTGTGAAGAAACAACTTCCACTTCTCTCAGGGGAAAACCCAACCTGCCCAGAGGCAGAGGTCAGAAGAGGATTCTTAAAGAAAGTGAAGATGCATCTCCACAGAATAATCCATGCCAGGGAAGAACAAGGCAACTGAGGAATAATAGGAGGAAGGTGGAATTCACCTTAGAGGCAGCTACTTCTACTTCTCTCCGTAAAAGCAGTGACTTGCCAGAAAATGGAAGCACTCTGGAAACTCAGGATTTGAGTGGGACATCCACTGGCTCTGAAGAGAATCAGTCTGAAAAAGGCCAGGAGGGTGAGCCTGCTCCACAGGCAGCCCCCCCTTCTCGCAGAAGGAAAtgccagctgccagcagaggaTGTGGCACCCAAGAGATTAAAATCAG GGAGTGATGAAAATGGATCCctacaaaaaggaagaagaaacaaaactaaagaACTTGGAGAAGAGGATGCAAGGGCAGCTCAGAGCACTGGAGGGATGGACAGGAAGACAAGGTCCAGCAGAAGAACACAGAAATAG